In Roseovarius indicus, one genomic interval encodes:
- a CDS encoding acyl-CoA dehydrogenase family protein → MTLTAFPSPPPGADYDDLRQEVRGFLAEELADFPPEKRAESWNGFSRDFSRKLAQRGWVGMTFPKEYGGHARSALERYVVSEELLAAGAPVISHWIADRQSGPLILAKGTEDQKRAIVPRIAAGELCFCIGMSEPDSGSDLAATRTVATEVEGGFRVNGTKVWTTYAHVADYMILFCRTGKSDDRHGGMSQFLIDLKATENIQISPIIDLGGEHHFNQVVFDNTFLPSDALLGEQGEGWSQVMSELAFERSGPERFLSSFALIEELIRLLRKDATEAQQAEIGRLSAHLMVLRQMSRSVAGMLNEGKNPALQAAIVKDLGALYEQDIPRLARSLLSRPAVPGGRDSYAAVLAYTELAVPSFSLRGGTREILRGIIARGLGLR, encoded by the coding sequence ATGACACTCACCGCGTTTCCTTCACCCCCGCCCGGCGCCGACTATGACGATCTGCGGCAAGAGGTCCGTGGATTTCTAGCCGAAGAGTTGGCCGATTTCCCGCCCGAAAAACGCGCCGAGTCGTGGAATGGGTTCAGCCGTGACTTTTCACGCAAGCTGGCGCAGCGCGGCTGGGTCGGCATGACTTTTCCCAAAGAATACGGCGGTCACGCGCGCAGCGCACTGGAACGCTATGTCGTGTCCGAAGAACTGCTGGCTGCCGGTGCGCCGGTAATTTCGCACTGGATCGCCGATCGTCAGAGCGGCCCGCTGATACTTGCCAAGGGCACCGAAGATCAGAAACGCGCGATCGTGCCGCGCATCGCCGCGGGCGAGCTCTGTTTCTGCATCGGGATGAGCGAACCGGATTCCGGCTCGGACCTTGCGGCCACGCGCACCGTCGCCACCGAGGTCGAGGGCGGTTTCCGCGTCAACGGCACAAAGGTCTGGACGACCTATGCGCATGTGGCCGATTACATGATCCTGTTCTGCCGCACTGGCAAGAGCGACGACCGCCACGGCGGGATGAGCCAGTTTCTGATCGATCTCAAGGCCACCGAGAACATCCAGATCAGCCCGATCATCGACCTGGGCGGCGAACATCATTTCAACCAGGTTGTCTTCGACAACACCTTCCTGCCATCCGATGCGCTTCTGGGCGAACAGGGCGAGGGGTGGTCGCAGGTCATGAGCGAACTGGCCTTCGAACGCAGCGGACCGGAACGGTTCCTGTCGTCCTTCGCCCTGATCGAAGAACTTATCCGTTTGCTGCGCAAAGACGCCACCGAGGCGCAACAGGCCGAGATCGGCCGCCTGTCCGCACATCTGATGGTGCTGCGGCAAATGTCGCGGTCGGTGGCCGGGATGCTGAACGAGGGCAAGAACCCAGCGCTTCAGGCCGCCATCGTCAAGGATCTCGGTGCGCTCTATGAACAGGACATTCCGCGCCTGGCCCGCAGCCTCTTGTCCCGCCCGGCCGTGCCCGGAGGACGCGACAGCTATGCAGCAGTGCTGGCCTATACGGAACTCGCGGTACCGTCGTTCTCGCTCCGGGGGGGCACCCGCGAGATCCTGCGCGGCATCATCGCGCGCGGACTGGGACTGAGGTAA
- a CDS encoding MmgE/PrpD family protein, with protein MCKQVVTRIDSTSRHEAKCNTREDQDMTSDFTRRLTRFIAVPHRLDAANAEQAALCVEDTVAVIYGGWHEPVVRRLAALDGDGAAAPAGAVGKGGVARAAFLNAVAGHALDFDDVHTLSVTHPSVIFVPALLAMADARPETAARVAPALAVGTAVNVALGQVLGFGHYDKGWHATSTIGAVAAAAAVAHQLDLDDEAIGNALSLAASLAGGLQINFGAMAKPIQAGNAALVGVRAARMAEAGITGAPDIFSRRGFFDLYAGPDGLATDPAEVVPKIDLGSLSRKLYPCCYLTHRMIAAGRHLYTERGGDAVPGDSVIEMTVPKGVMVPLHVTNPKDGMEAKFCAAYTLCAALHQGQVGLADFEGDSPHRAEIRRLMDMVTIETEPDAGQDRVGVDHGAVHVRLRRGNETLAETSVAAHPGSPSDPATPAEIGDKIADCLEKYRRDGGTPPAAGAFRQDLRTRLHLPPLRASIETDGQSLHARHNTPEHGTSTANQALSERTT; from the coding sequence ATGTGCAAACAGGTGGTCACCCGAATTGATAGCACCTCCCGACATGAGGCAAAGTGCAATACCAGAGAGGATCAGGACATGACCAGTGATTTCACCCGCCGTCTGACGCGGTTCATCGCCGTGCCACATCGGCTGGACGCGGCAAATGCAGAGCAGGCCGCGCTTTGCGTGGAGGATACGGTGGCCGTCATCTATGGCGGGTGGCATGAGCCGGTGGTCCGCCGACTGGCGGCACTTGACGGGGACGGAGCGGCCGCGCCGGCGGGCGCAGTCGGAAAGGGCGGCGTAGCGCGGGCCGCGTTCCTCAACGCCGTGGCCGGTCACGCGCTGGACTTCGACGATGTCCACACGCTCAGCGTCACGCACCCCAGTGTGATCTTCGTGCCGGCGCTGCTGGCCATGGCAGACGCGCGGCCCGAGACGGCCGCCCGTGTCGCCCCCGCGCTTGCTGTGGGAACGGCCGTCAATGTCGCGCTGGGACAGGTTCTGGGCTTTGGTCACTACGACAAGGGCTGGCATGCCACATCGACGATCGGGGCCGTGGCCGCGGCGGCAGCGGTCGCGCATCAGCTTGACCTTGACGACGAGGCCATCGGAAACGCCCTGTCGCTGGCCGCGTCGCTGGCCGGCGGATTGCAGATCAATTTCGGCGCGATGGCAAAACCGATCCAGGCCGGCAACGCCGCCCTTGTCGGAGTGCGCGCCGCCCGCATGGCCGAAGCCGGGATCACCGGCGCCCCCGACATCTTTTCGCGGCGCGGCTTCTTCGATCTTTATGCCGGTCCGGACGGGCTTGCGACCGACCCTGCGGAAGTGGTGCCAAAGATCGATCTGGGCAGCTTGTCGCGCAAGCTTTATCCGTGCTGCTATCTCACGCACAGGATGATTGCCGCAGGGCGGCATCTATACACCGAACGCGGCGGCGACGCGGTGCCCGGGGACTCGGTGATCGAAATGACAGTGCCCAAGGGCGTCATGGTGCCCCTGCATGTCACCAATCCCAAGGACGGAATGGAAGCCAAGTTCTGTGCCGCCTATACCCTGTGCGCCGCCCTGCATCAGGGTCAGGTCGGACTCGCGGATTTCGAGGGCGACAGCCCCCACCGGGCCGAGATCCGTCGCTTGATGGACATGGTGACCATCGAAACCGAACCGGACGCGGGGCAGGATCGCGTCGGCGTGGACCATGGGGCGGTCCATGTCCGCCTGCGCAGAGGCAACGAAACCCTGGCCGAAACCTCGGTCGCGGCACATCCCGGATCGCCCTCGGACCCGGCGACGCCAGCCGAGATCGGTGACAAGATCGCCGATTGTCTTGAGAAATACCGCCGGGACGGTGGCACGCCGCCCGCCGCCGGTGCGTTTCGTCAGGATCTGCGCACACGGCTGCATCTGCCGCCGCTGCGCGCTTCGATTGAAACCGACGGCCAATCACTTCACGCCCGTCACAACACACCAGAACACGGTACTTCAACCGCCAACCAAGCACTGTCTGAAAGGACCACCTGA
- a CDS encoding acyl-CoA dehydrogenase family protein, with translation MESMIFDMAERLFRDHVSHGLREDAAAGQCPEALWTRIEEAGLHMALVPEEAGGFGVPAAEALGLVRIAGAHGLPLPLAETLIANAVLARAGLALSGGRLTIAEGEVLQLERRGGAVHASGHLTLVPFARWADRIVTIAALDGADHVLSLPVKDLTVTPAQDLAGMPRDDVAVDLDLPGANATALPGSMGGMRGLGALVRSLATAGAMETILKMSVEYANDRVQFGRPIGKFQAIQQYLATMAGETAASRTAAEMAADSYDTAAFALTVAAAKSRAGEAVETVGALAHQVHGAIGYTEEHALHHFTKRIWSWRDEFGTELDWTQELGRAALSSPHDTFWHFITDSTAQGATA, from the coding sequence ATGGAGTCGATGATCTTCGACATGGCAGAGCGGCTTTTCCGCGACCATGTCAGCCACGGCCTGCGCGAGGACGCCGCCGCCGGACAATGCCCCGAGGCCCTCTGGACGCGGATCGAAGAGGCCGGGTTGCACATGGCGCTGGTGCCCGAAGAGGCCGGCGGCTTCGGCGTGCCCGCCGCCGAGGCGCTCGGGCTTGTGCGCATTGCCGGGGCGCATGGCCTGCCCCTGCCGCTCGCCGAAACCCTGATCGCAAATGCGGTTCTGGCGCGCGCGGGTCTGGCCCTGTCCGGCGGCAGGCTGACCATTGCTGAGGGCGAGGTGCTGCAACTGGAACGGCGCGGCGGTGCCGTGCATGCAAGCGGACACCTGACGCTGGTGCCTTTTGCCCGCTGGGCGGACCGGATCGTGACCATTGCCGCGCTGGATGGCGCCGATCACGTATTGTCCCTTCCGGTGAAGGATCTGACCGTCACCCCGGCGCAGGATCTTGCCGGGATGCCGCGCGACGATGTCGCGGTCGATCTCGACCTGCCCGGGGCCAATGCCACCGCCTTGCCCGGGTCGATGGGCGGGATGCGCGGGCTGGGTGCGCTTGTCCGCAGCCTGGCCACCGCCGGTGCGATGGAAACCATCCTGAAGATGAGTGTCGAATACGCCAACGACCGGGTCCAGTTCGGACGGCCGATCGGCAAGTTTCAGGCGATTCAGCAATACCTCGCAACGATGGCCGGAGAAACCGCCGCTTCGCGCACTGCCGCCGAAATGGCGGCCGACAGCTATGACACAGCCGCCTTTGCGCTGACCGTTGCCGCCGCCAAAAGCCGCGCCGGAGAAGCTGTGGAAACGGTCGGTGCGCTGGCTCATCAGGTTCATGGGGCCATCGGCTATACCGAGGAACATGCGCTGCACCATTTCACCAAACGGATCTGGAGCTGGCGCGACGAGTTCGGCACCGAACTGGACTGGACACAGGAACTGGGACGGGCCGCACTGTCGAGCCCCCACGACACCTTCTGGCATTTCATCACTGACAGCACAGCACAAGGCGCAACGGCATGA
- a CDS encoding CoA transferase subunit A — MDGQTKPTRRRKVIGLQDAARLARDALQERPELCLGGLFKQGRPVALVRGLLAAGAKDLHVYSSPGAGYDVDLMIATGAVEQVFIPGVTLENRLCPNFRSAVEAGQVTAHALDALTVVGGLMASAHGVPFQPIDALRGSDVLKHNPLIREIDCPFSGRRIHAVGPIRPRVTFLHAQEADRWGNLRHLSTMVYADQLMARASDMVIASVDRIVPDEVILDDPSRVTVPSHYVDAVVEVPYGAHPTASFPHYAMDEDHIDAYADLGDAARTGDRAGLDDYIARHVTRPKSQGDYIEAVGGAEYFARLEAETRKK, encoded by the coding sequence ATGGACGGACAAACGAAACCCACGCGTCGCCGCAAGGTCATTGGGCTGCAGGACGCAGCGCGTCTGGCCCGGGACGCTTTGCAGGAACGTCCTGAATTATGCCTTGGCGGGCTGTTCAAGCAGGGCCGGCCGGTCGCATTGGTGCGCGGGTTGCTGGCTGCGGGCGCAAAGGACCTGCATGTCTATTCCTCGCCCGGCGCGGGCTATGACGTCGATCTGATGATCGCGACAGGCGCGGTCGAGCAGGTGTTCATTCCCGGCGTCACGCTGGAGAACCGGCTTTGCCCCAATTTCCGCAGCGCGGTTGAGGCAGGGCAGGTGACTGCCCACGCGCTTGACGCGTTGACCGTGGTGGGCGGGCTGATGGCCTCGGCCCATGGTGTTCCGTTTCAGCCGATCGACGCGTTGCGCGGGTCGGACGTGTTGAAGCACAATCCGCTGATCCGCGAAATCGACTGCCCCTTTTCGGGACGCCGCATCCACGCCGTCGGGCCGATCCGGCCCCGCGTCACGTTCCTGCACGCGCAAGAGGCCGACCGCTGGGGAAACCTGCGCCATCTCAGCACCATGGTCTATGCCGATCAGCTGATGGCGCGCGCCTCGGACATGGTCATTGCCAGCGTGGACAGGATCGTGCCGGACGAGGTGATCCTTGACGATCCGTCGCGGGTCACGGTGCCGTCCCACTATGTCGATGCCGTGGTCGAGGTGCCTTACGGCGCGCATCCCACCGCGAGCTTCCCCCATTACGCGATGGACGAGGATCATATCGACGCCTACGCCGATCTGGGCGACGCCGCCCGTACCGGCGACCGCGCAGGACTGGACGACTACATCGCGCGTCATGTGACGCGGCCGAAAAGCCAGGGTGACTATATTGAAGCGGTCGGCGGCGCCGAATATTTCGCCCGGCTCGAAGCGGAGACACGGAAGAAATGA
- a CDS encoding IclR family transcriptional regulator has translation MKTAQSDGIGSAGRKSDGPRSLNRILALFDLVAQSDRRMTLSELSGALNCPKSSLLVLLRPLTEKGYLMREKDTYLLGPRIFQFAQSILTNHPFESILRGVMSEVVKQTGETVLYAVRDGDRVVYSSVIESEQPVRYVAQTGVDRPLFCSASGLVMLAYDTPEKLDAYFERTELTPLTGNSITDENALRRMISEIRKTGYARTVGTAHVDAAGFGVPVFRADGSLAGALVIGAPLERAERNRKLCVTAAKASAQQLSLALGYRPGRTGMGLN, from the coding sequence ATGAAAACCGCGCAATCTGACGGAATTGGATCTGCCGGGCGTAAATCGGATGGGCCACGGTCGCTGAACCGCATCCTTGCGCTCTTCGATCTGGTGGCGCAAAGCGACCGGCGCATGACGCTCTCTGAACTCAGCGGCGCGCTAAATTGCCCCAAGAGCAGTTTGCTGGTGCTGCTGCGCCCTCTCACGGAAAAAGGTTACCTGATGCGCGAGAAGGACACCTATCTTCTCGGGCCGAGGATTTTTCAGTTCGCGCAGTCCATCCTGACCAACCACCCGTTCGAGTCGATCCTGCGCGGTGTGATGAGCGAGGTTGTCAAGCAGACGGGCGAGACGGTTCTCTATGCCGTCCGGGATGGTGATCGCGTTGTCTATTCATCGGTCATCGAAAGCGAGCAGCCCGTTCGGTACGTTGCCCAGACGGGTGTCGATCGGCCCCTTTTCTGTTCGGCATCGGGTCTTGTCATGCTGGCCTATGACACGCCCGAGAAGCTTGACGCGTATTTCGAACGGACGGAACTGACGCCGCTTACCGGCAATTCGATCACCGACGAAAATGCATTGCGGCGCATGATTTCAGAGATTCGCAAAACCGGCTACGCCAGAACGGTCGGCACCGCGCATGTAGACGCCGCAGGCTTCGGTGTGCCCGTGTTTCGGGCCGATGGGAGCCTGGCAGGAGCCCTGGTGATCGGCGCCCCTCTGGAACGCGCAGAGAGGAACCGGAAGCTTTGCGTCACAGCGGCCAAAGCGAGCGCCCAACAACTTTCGTTGGCGCTAGGCTATCGTCCAGGTCGGACCGGGATGGGCCTGAATTAG